Proteins from a single region of Dyadobacter fanqingshengii:
- a CDS encoding FGGY family carbohydrate kinase, translating into MNGSFILAIDQGTSSTKTVVFDQNGVAVARGVEPLLTNYLDGGLVEQDPEEIYQNVLSSVRQCLADFKAKDGIPSDITACGISNQRETFVLWDEKGKPLCPAVVWQCKRSVAICERLKISGLETEIRQKTGLLIDPYFSGSKVIWLNEHNAGVTSAIQAGKAFFGTIDTWLLYKLTNGERYLTDHTNASRTLFFNLETLDWDRDLLGKLDLSNIQLPDIQASSSSFGATDFGGLLETKIDVSAMIGDSHAAAFGEGCFAPGIAKATLGTGSSILMNIGEKSKSSQNGMVTTIGWSTGEHVEYALEGVIVTCGATILWLKNNLGMFGDITDTQEMANAVRDNNGVYLVPAFSGLGAPHWDMSRKASIIGLTFDCNKNHVVRAALESIPYQIKDVITAMESDTGILLQELKIDGGLTANTFVVQFLADVLEKPVVNLGFPEVSALGAAYLAGLQAGVYESIAFLKNLNSNHSTVNPSGDTSTARSGYQGWLEAIG; encoded by the coding sequence ATGAACGGCTCATTTATTCTTGCTATCGACCAAGGTACTAGCAGCACCAAGACAGTTGTTTTTGATCAGAATGGCGTAGCAGTTGCCCGTGGCGTCGAGCCACTTCTAACAAATTATCTGGACGGCGGACTCGTGGAGCAGGACCCGGAAGAAATTTATCAGAATGTATTAAGCTCGGTCAGGCAATGTTTGGCGGACTTCAAGGCGAAAGACGGAATTCCTTCTGACATAACAGCGTGCGGTATTTCCAATCAGCGTGAGACCTTTGTTTTATGGGATGAGAAAGGAAAACCGCTGTGCCCGGCCGTGGTTTGGCAATGTAAAAGATCCGTTGCAATCTGTGAACGCTTGAAAATCTCCGGCCTGGAAACTGAGATCAGGCAGAAAACGGGCTTGTTGATTGATCCGTACTTTTCAGGTTCAAAAGTGATTTGGCTGAATGAACATAATGCAGGGGTAACAAGCGCTATTCAGGCGGGAAAAGCATTTTTCGGAACAATCGACACCTGGCTGCTCTATAAGTTGACGAACGGCGAACGCTATCTTACCGATCACACAAATGCTTCCCGAACATTGTTTTTCAATCTCGAAACGCTGGATTGGGACAGAGATTTGCTTGGAAAATTGGATTTGAGTAATATTCAACTCCCTGATATACAGGCGTCTTCCTCGTCTTTCGGGGCCACGGACTTTGGTGGATTACTGGAAACCAAAATTGACGTTTCCGCCATGATCGGCGATTCGCACGCTGCTGCTTTTGGAGAAGGCTGTTTCGCGCCGGGTATTGCGAAAGCAACACTAGGGACAGGTTCTTCCATCTTAATGAACATTGGCGAAAAGTCAAAATCGTCGCAAAATGGCATGGTTACGACCATTGGTTGGAGCACGGGCGAACATGTGGAATATGCGCTGGAAGGCGTTATTGTTACTTGCGGCGCAACGATTTTATGGTTAAAAAATAACCTCGGAATGTTCGGCGATATTACGGATACACAGGAAATGGCGAATGCGGTCCGGGACAATAACGGCGTATATCTGGTCCCGGCATTCAGCGGGCTTGGTGCGCCGCATTGGGATATGAGCCGAAAAGCCTCTATAATCGGCCTGACTTTTGATTGTAACAAAAATCACGTAGTAAGAGCAGCATTGGAATCCATTCCTTATCAGATCAAAGATGTAATTACGGCTATGGAGTCGGATACGGGCATTTTGTTGCAAGAATTAAAAATAGATGGCGGGCTCACTGCCAATACATTCGTCGTTCAATTCCTGGCTGATGTGCTCGAAAAACCGGTGGTTAATCTGGGATTTCCCGAAGTTTCAGCTTTGGGTGCTGCTTATCTGGCTGGATTACAAGCCGGCGTTTATGAGAGCATTGCGTTTTTGAAAAATCTGAATAGCAATCATTCCACGGTGAATCCGTCCGGCGATACATCCACAGCAAGATCCGGATATCAGGGTTGGCTGGAAGCGATTGGCTGA